A region of the Oncorhynchus clarkii lewisi isolate Uvic-CL-2024 chromosome 4, UVic_Ocla_1.0, whole genome shotgun sequence genome:
TGTATACTGCTGCAAGACTGTTATTTTGCATCCAGTATATTAATGGTATTTGTTCCCTTTCTAATAAACATACTGGTGTTAAATAGTTTACTATAGAGGAATCCTTTGAGGAGGATTCtatggggaggggtgtgggagAACCAAGGACTTGAGGTCTAGGCGGGGACTTCAACTGCCCAGATGTCCTTGCCagccacccctccccctctcgaCAGCTGGATGGGGGGCTGGGGCTCCTGGTGTTGCAATCCCAACAAAATCCAAAGCTGCAGGAAAACAATCCCAAAGGGGCCTGCCTGGCTAGCTGCGTCCTCGGGTCCTGCATAAGGAGTGCTCCTGGGCGTTCATGCATCTGATTTACAAACCTGCAGTATGACTCAATGGGGCCCTCCTAAAGCTGTGGGGATTTATAGCCCCTGGAGGTGATTGGTGACTGTTTGCAACAGGACAGTAAAACCCCCACAACCCTCCAAGGACAAAGGGCGCTCACCCCCACAGCGTTAGCTCTTCATTTAGCTGTCAATTTTTCCATTATCAGTTAATCGATACTGGTGTCTGCTCTGCTACATGTAGGCTACTCGTTGGAGGTTGTGATCAGGAGAAAGTCACTGGTTGGGTGCGGACTCTTTTTAAAATAGTCCCTAGGCTTTGGAGACACACAGGCCCCTAATCCTAGACAGTCAGTCATTGTGCTCTGACCCGGTGGGGTTCAATGGCAGCCCTAATCCATCTAGCAGGAAGAGCGTCACGTACACCCTCAGACAATGAGGGGGTGGCTGGAAAATTCAGGCCTTTGCTTTTGGTGTCAGCAGTCTCCCTTGGCTGTGCAACAAGCTGGGCTGCCAGGCAGCAACCCACAGCAGCACTATAACTATATTTAGTCGTTGCTCTATTGTCAATACAAGTCTTTGGGAACCCTTTGCCTTGTAATTTCACGGCACAAGCATGGAAGGTTGGAATATGGTATACAATATTTAGAGGTGTGGGGCCTTGATTCTCCACCCGTTGGCTCTCTGGGTGGGTAGGCACTTGGCAGACCCCAGAAGTAGGTTAACCCTTCATCCTAACTGTGCCTAAAGGTTGGAAGGTGAGAAAGGTGAACCTAAGGGCTCAATGGTATATTTCCAGTCCTTACACAGTATATGAATAGGATTTTATGCATGTGTGATTGTTACCCCAGTGGCCCTTAACCCAGACTTCTCCATTCCAGATCATTGAGAAGAGACCCAGTCACAGCCGCAGTCGCGTCTTCAGGGAGGTGGAGATGCTGTACCAGTGCCAGGGTCACAGGTAAGATTACTACTTAGACGCCCAACCACAGGGACCTCTGAATAATATATTATAGTGGAAAGCAGCTTACCTCATTACACCTTCATGGCACTGTAAATGAGCAATGCCCTGAGCAAAGTCTTTATAGTTATTCAATTAAATTCCTTGACTGAAGAATCTTTTTAAGTAATGACTGTCGTGTGATTAGTTTTGACCAGTGTCCTGTCCTTCACTGCAGAAACATCCTGGAGCTGGTGGAGTTCTTTGAGGAGGAAGACAAGTTTTACTTGGTGTTTGAAATGCTGAGAGGGGGTGAGTGCTTCTAACAGGGTTTAAAGGCTTTAAAAGTAATATGCACCACTTCCTTCTGCATGCTTCTCATATTGAATTTCTTAGTGCGTCTTAATTAGGGTGGAAATTCCTGCAGCTTTctataaattccctggttttccagaaatcccggttAGAGGATTCCTGGAATGAGGAGGAAATCTGGTATCAtgcaaccaggatttctggaaaaccttggaatttattgaaagttacAGGAATTAAGCAACCCTAATCTTAATACAGGCACTTTTAATACACACCAATGTGATAGGGTTGAGCAGGGTAACAAGTGTGGCGTTAACCTGCAGGTACAGTCCTGGCTCACATCCACAGGAGActacacttcagtgagcaggaaGCCTGCGTTGTGGTGCAGGACATCGCCAGCGCTCTGGATTTCCTGCATAACAAAGGTAAGTCTGCTACAACCAGGTTGAGCCACAGACCAGGGCTTGCTTGGCAGGCCAAGGGATGGGGTTTCATATGGGGACTGGGAAGGGCGCTGGCATTTATCATAAGGGCTTTACAATGCAACTCTAGCTGATCTGGTTTCGGCAGATAAAAGGCTCGGCCCACTAATCTACTTCTGGGTAGAATCACAAATGGTTCAAAGGTCTCGCGTGTTCCCTCAACACTCAACACCTGGGCTGTTAAGTCAAAGCCATGGTTCCCATGTGATCCCTAGCAGTGACCCAGGCTGGTCATTTGACACATGCTaaaccccccccccttctgtctATTGCCTAATTATGCATGCATCAGAATGACTGTTTCATTTTTACAGGAATGGCACATAGAGATCTGAAGCCGGAGAACATCTTATGTGAGCATGCGGACAAAGTACGTTTCCATTTACAGGTGTCTGATTTGTATATATCTGTAGCCACTGGCGTATTGGCCACTCTAATCTGGAAGTATGAGTACGCAATaaggccgggggggggggggggggtgtgtgtgtgtgtgtgtgtgtgttatatggccaatataccacggataATGGCTGTTCTTAATGTCTGGCACAATGCAGAGTGCCTGTAcccagcccttagctgtggtatattggccatatatcacaaacccccgaggtgccttactgctataAACTGTtttccaatgtaattagagcagtaaaaataacttTGGTCAtactgtggtatatggtctgaatactatggctgtcagccaatcagcattcagggctcaatcCACCCAGTTTGATTGGCCATAAATCGCCTTCTGCCATCACTCAATGGAGCTGTAGACCACAACCAGCACCCTGGTCAAATATTTTGAGAAACAGTATTGTTTTGTAACATTTCTAAAACGTGCCCATTTCCCTTCCTTTGTAGATCTCACCTGTGAAAATCTGTGACTTTGACCTGGGTAGTGGGATCAAGCTAAACAGCGAcagctctcccatctccaccccaGAGCTCCTCACTCCAGTAAGTCTGTCTACTACACTGTTCAGCCAGTCTAGTTTTGACTCCATGTAAATAGGCCTGTGGGCAGGAAACTGAAATTCTATGGAAAGCAGAGGTGGTGTGACTATTAGGACATGGTACAGCAAAGCCCCAGTGAGGGCTTTCTTGTGCCTTTGTCTGAGGCAGGGTGGTTTTACAATTCTGCTCCCTATGTAGATTGGCTTGCCTGTACGGTATTGGACAAGCCCAGGTGGTGTCACTTGCAGGAAGCCCTCTCATTGGGAACCAGGGAGAAGGTGTGCTGGTATCTAAGGCCAGGGACAAAGTTAACTGTCGGCTGGTTTCATTGTAATAATGGGGATTGACTCTCAGCCcgtgtataaacacacacacacctttggcACGCTCTCCTATCTGGCAGCTCCTATGCTTAGGTATCTGAGAAGCACTTATCAGCGCCATTGAGATTCCTGAAAGTTTAATGTCCACATCCTGCTACTTATCAGTGGAAATGGTGAGGCACATGGGGCTAGGCCATGATGGGTTAAGCCAAAgtttaattaaaaataaaaactgcctTTAAACTGGCACAATGTTACTGGAATTCTTCAAATGTAAAGGGCAACGATCCCATTCTGTGCCTCTCCTGTCAGAGGGAGATGGATGTGAGCAGGTGACCCAGATAACCAGGCTAGTTAGAGGGAAATGTGGGGGTGTTTTCATTGTAACCTGACCTAGCTTGGGTAGCCTGTTGGCAGGCTGTTGACTATTTGTGGGAATTATAGTTTGGCCCATATTGGAGACAGACACAAGGTGGTGTAAGTGCTGAGTGGTCTCCTCTGTGATCTTGGGTCTCAGCTCTCAGGGCAGTCTGAGGATAGCCTtgtctgcacccccccccccccccccccccctctggtttCAGACTGGTCTTTGTTATGAGAGAGATTGACCTGGCCCTGGGTCAGACTGATGGACATCTTTGAATAAAGATATTTTGTCATGCCTGTGAAGAACTAGATATAATATCCTTGAGGCAAGGCTACGGGGAACAGATTGCACGTTTGCGCAGACCGCGAGGCCAAACCATGCTACAGTATGTGGAAGTGGTTGAATGAGAAGCTTATTTTAACAGTAATCGGAAAGAGACCATGTCTCCTGTCACTGATCTTCTGCTACATTCCCCTGGTAGCACTTGAGCTGTAACATGCAGAAACTGAAATAACATTGCCGcccaccctctgctctctgctcttgCTTGCACTGTAATCTCTACCCACTTTCTCACCACATGTGTGCAAGCCTGCATTTCTCTTTGTATTCATAACACAAAAGCCTCATGTCTAACGGTTGTTCCAGATAAATTGCCCTTGTGCCTACTAGCAACTGTGCTTTGATTGGCTGAGCCAGGGTTAGAGAAAGAGTGCGGGGGAGTGGTGTGTGTACCCAGCACTGCTCATGCGCCTCTCCCTTGTTTTTCCTAGTCTCTGTTCAGGCCATTCTTATCTGATTTTCTTTCCTGACATACATTTCCCCACATCCCCACACTTAGTGTTATTCCCCAATGTTTCATAGtatttacacaaaaaaaacaaccttGGTCAACCAAAAGCCGTCCTGTTCTTTccaccaatcgattggtcgaaatgtttaaatgtatttttctgtGTTAACTACATATGCACTGAGCTtatctgatgctttaagcacactgattaaataattaagacacaaatGACTGCCGCTTGATGGTCACTGTTAAATAAAATGAGAGCCTGTGACTGGCACATTTTTAAAGAAGTCCGATGTGTGGATGACATTTTACTTATTGTGGAAACTACTGGAGTTAAGGGGAAAAGGAGGGTAAAGGCTGAAGTGTTGTGAGCGTTGTGCCAAACAgttgctgttagattacaatattttttttcctGACCATTTGGAACAACTTAAATACTAGTGTGCCAGTCTGTTCTAATAAATgtataaagcctttattacagtagACTAAACAGTTTCATGCATTCTTGAATTGCGGTTTATTGTTTAGACTATTTTAGGCAAACTTTTgtttaatttataaaaaatgtgaTTGCATTTCAAAGTGTAAATGATTGATTCAGTAGCCTATATATTGAAAAACGGGTCTAACTAAGTTAAGGTATTAAGACTAAACGGGAcgctcttaggcctacagcttGATGGTGGTTATACAAGGATACTATACAAAGCCTATTAATGATAACATTATGTATTATAATCATAATTCTAACAACGATGAGATCAAGAAAAAGGATGGTGTAGGAGCAAGTGCTGCATGTATGTGTTATGAGGTTATGTTAGAAAACAAGTTTGGAAGTCTGCCAGTTTGGAACTAGGTAAACACAATTATAACTACCATTCTGTTTTAACAAACATTTTTGtaaggcaagggctgttttctcATTGCTGCCTCTGAATTGTTCTCATTCCAATATcctggttaactttgctattatgcacatagcaataCAGGGAAAGGTGCCAATTTTACAGTGCACTGAAGGTTGTTTCAGAACCGGACAGGGAACATATCCAACATTGGAGTGTACATTTGTTATAAAATATTTGATTTATTGTGTTGCATCATAATTAGAAATACTGAAATATTATATGGTTATAGTATCGCGTCTTAGAGTGGACTGTGCCATCCTCTTGGCCTCTGCAATGGAAGTGTCCACTGAGACATGCATGAATCAGACAAGTCCTGTGCACGATGGGATTTATTTATAAGTGCAAATATTCTCGGTTGCCAACAGCCTGTCGACTATCTGGTCAGTCCTATAGAAAGCACACTTAGGAAATGTTGTGGTTACTGTACTTGTAGCGGTTGAGCCTTAAGGGGGTTTACTTTCAGGGAATGGTCTCTTTTCTGAGAATCATGTTCAAGTGGTTTCCTGAGAATTTAGTGGTGTAATCAGGTCTGCATGAGGCTGTGTGCAGCAGTGAACACATACAGGCATGTGGTGCAACTTAAAGCTTTAATGTGACTTTTTGGGCTTCCTGACCAAACTCACATTTGTGAGTTTTATAGatttgtcattctcattgaaagcaagtctaagaagcggtagatctgctCTGTGGTCTATTTCTATGCTCCCTGTTTTCTGTCTTTTGATTTTGTACACAAGCTGAAATTCAATATTTTTGGTTAAATGAAAAGGTATTTCATAGCGATTTATATAATACAATGGTTCTGTAAACACTATACAATgctttgtcacaaactgaaattaaggAAACTGGAattttaacacttattttaacaaaCTGGAAATGGGGCAGGAATTCTGTTTACTGCAGCTTTAAAGGGAATTCCCAACTTTTCTGACTTGTCAGGCGCTGAAGTGCTAATGAAAGACCTCTTTCTTTAAGCGGTCAAGCAAAGGCAGCTGTGTTATGAGTTGACTGGTCATATGGTTAGGAAAGCTCCAGGTTGCGGTGAGGATTTGTTGGCAGAAATCAATGTCGGCTGATTAGCCACCATCTCTGTCAACGCAGGAAGGATTAAAGAGTCGAAGACTGAAGTATTCAATAGTATTGCACCAGCAGGATGAAGTATATCTGCTGCTCTACAAATCAGTTGAGCAGAGCTCCCTCACCTTATCCCCTTTGGCTGTCCCATATCCTTGTCATGCCCTGAGCAGTCATAAGCTGGCTACTGGGCTTAGCCATGTTTTTGAAGGGGGCTCTGAAACACGAGTACTCTTTTGATTATCATACTCCTCAAGCACCTTGGTGAACAAATATATTTTGTTCCATGATGCTGTTGCTAGGCAGGGCAAGCCCATTTTGGTGAGTTCTGATATCAAAATAAATGGTCATTCaaaccttttttttgttttagtttTCTTTAGTCACTTGTCTTAGGATGGTCAATCTCCTGCACAGCAACTCCGCTCCCaataagtgtagaccttacagtgaaatgcttacttaagagcccctaaccaacagtgcagttaaaaaaaaaaaatacggaTACGAATAAGAAGtaactaaagagcagcagtaaaaaaataacgtatgtgtatatggggtgtgccagtagtcaatgtgcggggggcactggttagttgaggtggtatgtacatgtaggtagagttaattaaagggactatgcatagatgatgagagtggtgggggggtgggcaatgcaaatagtctgggtggtcatttgttCAGGAGacctatggcttgggggtggaagctgtttagaagcctcgtGGACCTAGACTTTGCGCTCAGCTACCGCTtagtgtggtagcagagaacagtctgactagggtggctggagtcagacaagttttggggccttcctctgacaccgcctggtatagaggtcctggatggcaggaagcttggccccagtgatgtactgggacattctcactaccctctgtagtgccttgtggtcggaggccgagcagttgccataccaggcagtgatggtgcagctgtagaaccttttgaggatctgaggacttgtgaatgttgacctgtctaaagctCTTACTAACATCAGCTGCGGCGATGAtcagtcttccggtacagctggtgctctcatgcatgtttcagtgtaatTTCCCTCAAAGCGAGAATGAAAAAGTTTAGCTCGTCcagtaggcttgcgtcactgggcagttcTCAGCTTTactttcctttgtagtctgtaattggTTTGCAGGACTTTTCACCTCTGGAGTGTCGCAGCCGGAGTGGTACgactcaatcttagtcctgtattgacgctttgcctgttgctggttcgtcggagggcatagtgggatttatTATAAGCTTCTGGTTTagggtcccgctccttgaaagtgacagctctagcctttagctcaatgcggctgctgcctgtaattcatggcttctagTTGGGTATGTACGTCCGGTCACTGTTGGaccgacgtcatcgatgcacttattgttgAAGACGGGATGTGGTgtactcaatgccattggaggaatcccggaacatattccagtctgctaGCAAAAGTCCTATAGCTTAggatctgcttcatctgacaggAGGCTAGCTGTGTGCAAACAGACCCCTCTCCTCGGACCGAGGAATGGGATATTTTTAAAGTGAAAGGAACACAATTCTGCTTCAAACCACCCCACAAAACTGAGCTGTTCAGAGCCCTGGTGCTTTAGCAGGCTCTCATTCCAtagcatgttttattttttatttttttactagaGGGGTGCTTGGGTCTCCTTCAACCAGAGCACTTTCCATGATAAAACTAGCCAATCAGGAGTATTAAGTGCATCCTTGATACCTCTGCTGACCTGAGCTCTGGGTTTAGTTTCTGTGGTCTGGTCATTCTAACACAACATATTTAATCTGTTCAGAAATGTGTTTTTGACTCTAGTTCCTTGAAAGGTTAAACAAAGTTTTGGCCCTAGTGGAACTAAAGCTAGAATCTTTCAAACGCCAGCATTTTCCCAGCGGTTGTTCAGTTTCTCTGAAAGTAAGCCGAAGAGAAGATAATTTGATCAGAGTAGGGCAAGCCAACTCCTAAGGAATGTCTTTGTTCTCCTGTCCTGCAAAAACCAGCAGTGACCCACATCTCTTCACCGTGTTTTAGAAAGTATTAACCCCATTTGGTCATTTGTTTGTCGCCGTTATGCAACTGCGTTCTTTTCCTAGCTCATTTTTGGGCCTAGTTTCACATCCTACGCAGGCAATCATAGCCTGTTCAGTCAGTCCACTGAGCTTTGAGTGCGAAGAACAGGCTGTCGCACAGGGCCCTAGTCATCACTCACTGCCCTACCCTACCTAGATCATTGTATATGTTCTCCATGCCTCACATTTTCTACAGAACAGATGTTTTGGAAAGCAGGGGCACTTAAAGGACTCCCATCAGTGTGGATAATCCTTCCCACTAGTGAGGAATGCTGCGGTCCAAAAAATTACTTGTTCAGGGACATTGGCCAGCATAGACATATTTTCCTTTTCACTGTTGTACCCACAGCATTACACTCGGCTCTGTTTAACCTCCGCAGTAGCCTCGGGGCGTTGACGGCGCCCAGCCCAGAGCTAACTAACAATGCTGTCTCGGTCTGTTTCCTGCAGTGTGGCTCGGCAGAGTACATGGCCCCTGAAGTGGTGGAGGCCTTCAGTGAGGAGGCCACAAACTATGACAAGCGCTGTGACCTGTGGAGCCTGGGGGTCATCCTCTACATCCTGTTGAGTGGCTACCCACCCTTTGTAGGCCGCTGCGGCAGCGACTGTGGCTGGGATATGGGAGAACCCTGCCACACATGCCAGGTAAGGAAGAAAGCCAAGGCCACCTCTGGCTTACCCAGATTATTTCATTTGTGTAGTGTGCTTTCCAGAAACTGTATCCTGTTTGTTTGTGGAATAGTGGCATATTCCTAGGTGCACATTAACTAGACTGACTTGCGCACAATTGTGAAATTCAAGCTCTGGGTTTCCTTACTTATTGATGGTAATGAAAGTTCTTTATCACTAGAACATGTTGTTTGAGAGTATCCAGGAAGGGAAGTATGAGTTTCCAGAGAAGGACTGGGCTCACATCTCCTCAAGTGCCAAAGACCTGATCTCCAAACTTCTTGTTAGAGATGCCAAGAACCGCCTGAGTGCCGGCCAGGTTCTGCAGCACCCCTGGGTGCAGGGGGTAAgtctcactctctatccccccagGCTCTTTGAATTCGACATACATTTCAGTGGGTAGACTGGGTGGGGTTTCCTTTGTCTAACCACCTgctaaaacatatatttttttagggATTCTCTGACACACTGCCAACATCCATCCTACCTCAAAGGTGAGTTAATCTTTGGGTCCCTGAGGGATTTGGGCTATGTTCTTTAGTGTAGTGTAGCCTAGTCTGATCACCTCCATTATAAGAAAGTACAACTAGTGTAACTAAAATGTCAACTTCTGCATTAAGATTTTTGTTTGGTTGCGCCTTCTACCCTTTCAGGAACAGTGCCAAGGACCTGACGTTCTTTGCTGGCAAGGCAGTGGCCATGAACCGGCAGCTGGCTGAGCAGGCTGTGATGGCGGAGCAGCAGCAGCTTGACGAGGCTCCCACTGTCATCACAGCCTGCTCCACTTCCATgcacctctcccctccatccaacTCCAAGCTGTCCAAGCGCAGGCAGAGCCTGCTAAAGACTGGGCCTGTCTCTGCCGCTGAGCTCTGCCAGCTCCTCGCCCCCCTCGTCATCACGTCATCTGCCTGAATCACCGCCTTTGACCAGCCGCACCCACTGATTCGGATCTCCAGATGACCGCTCAGCCTGGCCCCTGCCTCGCCCTGGCCCCAACTCGACCACACTTTTACTGACTGCAGGCTTGTCCCCCTCTTTAACAGGAGAGACCGCTGCCATGCCTGGCTCCTAAAGTATATTTCGGAGGGCAAAGATGCAGAGCTGGCAGCCCAAATGCACACATCCCCAAAATTCCTGATCAGTGCAGCTCCACGTATGTGTCCTCTATTAATTGAAATGTGATGGCAGTTGGAGAAATGGCTTGAGCTGCGCTGAGAATTAGAAAAGTACAACACTGCTGTTTACACTTTGGACTCTGTTAAATGCTTCACTGCCTTCTGCCCCATAGCAGCACTTGTAAAGCACATTAGCCAGGGCCTGCATACATGGCACATCCAGGCTGAGGGGGGGCCCTTTTCaagctgtttttcttttgagtctATGGCAGAACTGTTGAACCAAGCTCAGACACCAAATGACTGACTACCTGTTGTGCTGCTTCCACATGTTACAACTGGATCCACTGTGAATGAAGTTTATCTGGAATGTTCTCCATGTCTGAATGTCCCATCAGCAGATGCATACACGCTGATGCAATGGCCAACATGAAGGGTTTTACATGTGGAGGTATTCAGTGGAAGGAGTTCAGAAGGCTGGAAGCCAATGCTGCCAGTGTCTGTCGCAGTCCATTGTTTGGATAAATTCCTCTTCAACTGAGCCTCCTCTGTGGAAGGTCTAAGCCCACAGTACAAAATGTTGTGGCTGTGCCCATGAGCCTCTAGTACCAGAGAATGTATCTATAACCAGCCCTTATTACGCTACAATGCAGTTTCATAGATGACATGAATTATGCCAAACTACCAATCGCCATGCATCATTCAATTTTCATCTATTCTTTCTGATATCAGGGAATTCCTCCTGAATTTCTACAATGCAATAGGGGTTGAATTAAATGTTGCGCCTGCCTCTGCGGAAGTTGCTTTATGCACTAACCTAAAGTTCTTGGCACATGCAACTCATTTGATACCAGAACATGATCTTTGTTGTCCTGATGCTACCCTCAATAAACATGGAGCAGGAAAATTGCAAATTTGGTTCCCCATGCCAAAGCTTCCCATGCCAAATGGTGTACTAAGTGTTGTCATCAAACCATAAGATGTATTAATGTAAACATCTAAAGTTATTTGACTGCTATGTAAAGAAAATATGCCATGGCTGTCATAATAATCTGTCTAATTTAGCAGAGTTAGAAATGCTAATTTTAGCCGACTTGGCTAATGTATTTGGATTTGTTCAGGGTTTAATCAGGCTTCTCTGTTAAGAGGTTAACCTGCTATTGACCTCTATAATGTGACACCCTCAGAATGATTCCAAATTGCATCAACTGCAAAAACCTCATTTTGGGAGAAATAATTTGCATTTAACATGGTGACGGAGATGATGGAAAAGTCTAAATGGAATAGCATTCCAGAAAAGTCTTCCGAGGACATGTAGCTGTATTAATGAGTTCTTTAAAGTTAACTAATGTTTAACTCCATGTTAATGTTTAATTGTGCCactttttttaaatcttttttttacatgtttttaagCTTTTATTTTTTGATGTCAACCTCATGCAGGTGCTGTTCAATTGTTCAGGTGGAACACCAGATGttccttttttttaaattcatttttttAAAGTGTGAGGGAAGTTTTATCTGGAGCTAAATAATGCCCAGTGACATTTTAATGTTATTTTGTAATGCGAAAGTGTTGGCAACAATCTGTTTGGAAACCAGTTTGGCTGTTAGGAAATTGACAAATTATATTAGTGATGGGTTCTCAAGACACTGTAGCCAATGCGAAAAAGTCATGAAAACAAGTGACAACGTGCGTGTTCTCATCACCAAGGAGTACAACGACTAAACTCATGACTGTCCATGTAGTGTTACCACCACTGCAGTTTGGTAATCTTGGAAGAAATGGCTCCCTTAGTGTCAAAAGGCCCATTATGCTGATTCATGGGACACTGATTGTGATCTTTTTGAAACCTTTCTACCAATGTATGTTTCTGGGGTTTTATGTCTTATAGTAAGACTTACTTGAATTTGTGTATGCAGCTGTTCTTTGTTTGGGGAAACTAACTTGCTATCAAGAATATGAGAAAAAGCATTAAGCTGCGTAAGGCATTTTTGGGGGGTTGTGAAAATGCCTTTTCAATTGAGTTTCTGCCTGCCTTTATTTTTTTCTCTATCAGACAAGTGTCTCCCTATTTTGTTAGGGTTGTGATTCTCTGAAATGCAGATGTAGTACTTACATCTACGGTGTGTTCTTAGTCATAACCATTTCTACTTTTGCCCAATGCAGTAGTTTTGGACTTTCTAAATGATCTTGCAACAATGTGTAAAATGAGACCTTCAACTGGACAGTCATAATCCACTCCCCCACTATTTGAATGGTGCTCACAGGGAACGCATTTAAGATTTTAACAACATTGGAACAAATGTATAAATATTTCAGTTCGAGGGAGGTAACGTAAATGTTTATCTACGTGGTTCTCTACTCAAGCCTTCTCTTCGGAGTTGTTGCCCCTTGTTTTTAACTCTTGTCCCAGACCAATATTAAcgggatttattttattttttacaaatcatACTTCTGAGACATTGAATTGAAATAAGCACTTTACTGTAACATGGGACTGATTTTGCAGTTCACGCAAAGAAACATGACTTGCAgaatttttttattgttttttttctaaATACAATAAATTGCTTTGAACAAGTATTCTCCACTTATTCTGCTATTTGTCTGCGGAATGGTTAGAAGCCTAGGGGCCAGTTCAAGGATGTAACTGCTGAACCATTCCAACATGTTTTCACTTGTAAACTGGCACAATCACCATAGTTTTACTCTGCCAGTTCATCACTTGGCCAAGGCTTAAGTCttgctctattctactgtaaatGACTCTCAGATACAACGCAGAGTAAAGGACACATGCTCTTTGCTTGGGGGCAGTTAAGTAATATTTACTATCAACCTAGTCACATGTAATTGGTTTGGTCCAGAGTCGGAGGTGTTAAGGATTCATGACTGTCTATACACAAGGCAAGTGATGCAACTCACTGCAAGTGCTGCCACTGTTTCCCCAGGAGGTCTGGCAGTGTTGCTTATCAATCCAGGGGCTGGGGACACTGAATTCCTGTTAATACTCAGCACACGAGTCATATGCTCAATCTGATACTGCAATTTTCCATTTGCTCAACAGAATGCAGAAAAGGAATGTCAACTTAAGTCCTAAAATATATTGTATTACATAAGATGCACTACTAACCGATTGCGCAAACATCACCAGGGATTTCAAGGAAATGATGCAATGTTATTTTGCTTGAGGCGGAGTTATATCTGGCTCGGTATGCCAGTGTCAGAGCATTGCTCAAATTCTGAGTCTTCCCCCTAGTGTTGACTTTAAACTACTCCAGCTCACCTAAAAATATTGCACACAA
Encoded here:
- the LOC139406583 gene encoding MAP kinase-interacting serine/threonine-protein kinase 2-like; this encodes MVQNKITEVTGFHRSFKGPNPFAGDEFTNGSLLNSDFNFDLSNRHDITSSKPIDIPDAKKRNKKKKRCRATDSFSGRFEDVYSLQSEVLGEGAYARVQTCINLITNKEYAVKIIEKRPSHSRSRVFREVEMLYQCQGHRNILELVEFFEEEDKFYLVFEMLRGGTVLAHIHRRLHFSEQEACVVVQDIASALDFLHNKGMAHRDLKPENILCEHADKISPVKICDFDLGSGIKLNSDSSPISTPELLTPCGSAEYMAPEVVEAFSEEATNYDKRCDLWSLGVILYILLSGYPPFVGRCGSDCGWDMGEPCHTCQNMLFESIQEGKYEFPEKDWAHISSSAKDLISKLLVRDAKNRLSAGQVLQHPWVQGGFSDTLPTSILPQRNSAKDLTFFAGKAVAMNRQLAEQAVMAEQQQLDEAPTVITACSTSMHLSPPSNSKLSKRRQSLLKTGPVSAAELCQLLAPLVITSSA